In Halobaculum sp. XH14, a single genomic region encodes these proteins:
- a CDS encoding threonine aldolase family protein — translation MIDLRSDTVTKPSDAMRRAAADAPVGDDVYRDDPSVNELEARAADLAGMEAALFVPSGTMGNQIAIRTHTDRGQELLCDEQAHVYKWELGGIPQLSGVQPRILDCGERCVPTPEQVEAGYVAEDLHRPGTGLLCLENTHNSRGGVAVPKKHLDAAAAAAHERDVPVHLDGARFLNACVALEEDPAAMTEHVDSVLFCLSKGLGAPVGSVLAGEAAFVDRARRIRKLFGGAMRQAGIIAAPGLESLDNVDRLAEDHEHARRLAEGLNAIEGLSAPTPDTNIVMVNSGGAGLTGEELSTACKARDVSFSPFGEHTCRLCTHLDVDGEDVETALDRIADAVESA, via the coding sequence ATGATCGATCTCCGTTCGGACACCGTCACGAAGCCGAGCGACGCGATGCGGCGGGCCGCGGCGGACGCGCCCGTCGGCGACGACGTGTACCGTGACGACCCGTCCGTCAACGAACTCGAGGCGCGCGCGGCCGACCTCGCCGGGATGGAGGCCGCCCTGTTCGTCCCCTCCGGGACGATGGGCAACCAGATCGCCATCCGGACCCACACCGACCGGGGCCAGGAACTGCTCTGCGACGAGCAGGCCCACGTGTACAAGTGGGAACTCGGCGGCATCCCGCAGCTCTCGGGCGTCCAGCCGCGTATCCTCGACTGCGGCGAGCGCTGCGTCCCGACGCCCGAGCAGGTCGAAGCCGGGTACGTCGCCGAGGACCTCCACCGCCCCGGCACGGGGCTGCTCTGTCTCGAGAACACCCACAACTCCCGGGGCGGCGTCGCGGTCCCGAAGAAGCACCTCGACGCGGCGGCCGCGGCGGCCCACGAGCGCGACGTGCCGGTCCACCTCGACGGCGCCCGGTTCCTGAACGCCTGCGTCGCGCTCGAGGAGGACCCGGCCGCGATGACCGAACACGTCGACTCGGTGCTGTTCTGTCTCTCGAAGGGGCTGGGCGCGCCCGTCGGGTCGGTTCTGGCGGGCGAGGCGGCGTTCGTCGACCGGGCGCGCCGGATCCGGAAGCTGTTCGGCGGCGCGATGCGGCAGGCGGGAATCATCGCCGCGCCGGGACTGGAGTCGCTGGACAACGTCGACCGCCTCGCCGAGGACCACGAGCACGCGCGGCGACTCGCCGAGGGCCTGAACGCCATCGAGGGGCTCTCGGCGCCGACGCCGGACACGAACATCGTGATGGTCAATAGCGGGGGCGCGGGACTCACCGGCGAGGAACTCTCGACGGCCTGCAAGGCGCGTGACGTCTCCTTCTCCCCGTTCGGCGAGCACACCTGCCGGCTCTGCACCCACCTCGACGTCGACGGCGAGGACGTGGAAACGGCGCTCGACCGCATCGCGGACGCGGTCGAGTCGGCCTGA
- a CDS encoding metallophosphoesterase has protein sequence MLTVVSDTHGTDGHRLRGRTLAAVREADRVIHAGDFYREPVLDAFLDENDSLSGVVGNNDDAAVRDRLPTDRVVAYEGVTVAVRHRSRSGATGLALFGRERDADLVVFGHSHRPEFDDSGDVPLLNPGSHAQPRGNRAAHAELEADPAAEGLVGRLVTTDGEPFRRFTVSPDRE, from the coding sequence GTGCTCACCGTCGTCTCCGACACCCACGGCACGGACGGCCATCGCCTCCGCGGACGGACGCTGGCGGCGGTCCGCGAGGCCGACCGCGTGATCCACGCCGGCGACTTCTACCGCGAACCGGTGCTCGACGCCTTCCTCGACGAGAACGACTCGCTGTCGGGCGTCGTCGGCAACAACGACGACGCGGCCGTGCGGGACCGGCTCCCGACCGACCGGGTCGTCGCCTACGAGGGCGTCACGGTCGCCGTCCGGCACCGCAGTCGGAGCGGCGCGACCGGGCTGGCGCTGTTCGGCCGCGAGCGGGACGCGGACCTGGTCGTGTTCGGCCACAGCCACCGCCCGGAGTTCGACGACTCCGGCGACGTCCCGCTGTTGAACCCGGGGAGCCACGCCCAGCCGCGGGGGAACCGCGCCGCACACGCCGAACTGGAAGCCGACCCGGCGGCGGAGGGGCTGGTCGGGCGACTGGTGACGACGGACGGGGAACCGTTCCGGCGGTTCACGGTGTCGCCCGACCGCGAGTAG
- a CDS encoding ArsR/SmtB family transcription factor, with translation MADILPSTPDLGSPEEREPRVLGVDADDADDVLAALSSETARTVLATLHSDPGNASDVAERADTSLQNAQYHLKRLREAGLVEVGGTAYSEKGREMDVYRPADRALVLVAGREEDTRGLKGTLKRLLGGVGVVGLLAVLIETALEGPFAPPLPFGTAASGSADAGGEYQMTAESTDIAASAGPTLLEQVAASPGALFFLGGVLALALAVGYVYWRRSR, from the coding sequence ATGGCCGACATCCTGCCCTCCACCCCCGACCTCGGGAGCCCCGAGGAACGCGAGCCGCGGGTGCTCGGCGTCGACGCCGACGACGCCGACGACGTGCTCGCCGCACTCTCCTCCGAGACCGCGAGGACCGTCCTCGCGACGCTGCACAGCGACCCCGGCAACGCCAGCGACGTCGCCGAGCGCGCCGACACCAGCCTCCAGAACGCACAGTACCACCTGAAGCGGCTCCGCGAGGCCGGCCTCGTCGAGGTCGGCGGCACCGCCTACTCCGAGAAGGGCCGCGAGATGGACGTCTACCGGCCCGCCGACCGCGCGCTCGTGCTCGTCGCCGGGCGCGAGGAGGACACCCGCGGGCTGAAGGGGACGCTCAAGCGCCTGCTCGGCGGCGTCGGCGTCGTCGGGCTGCTCGCGGTGCTCATCGAGACGGCCCTCGAGGGGCCGTTCGCCCCGCCGCTCCCGTTCGGAACGGCCGCGAGCGGCTCCGCCGACGCTGGCGGGGAGTACCAGATGACGGCCGAGTCGACGGATATCGCCGCCTCCGCCGGGCCGACCCTGCTGGAGCAGGTCGCGGCCTCGCCGGGCGCGCTGTTCTTCCTCGGGGGCGTACTCGCGCTCGCGCTGGCCGTCGGGTACGTCTACTGGCGACGGAGCCGCTGA
- a CDS encoding TspO/MBR family protein, with protein sequence MSTAASGGAAGRLGSRLGLVALVVLVNALGAAPALLAGPDTAWFAALAKPGLYPPPVVFGVVWTLLFTLQAVALWLVVRGGSGRTGDGDAGVRGWGRPRRVAVAAFLVQFAVNLAWTPTFFGLQRLLGGLVVILVLFGLALLTAGAFARVDRRAALLLVPYLAWVAFAAVLNYRFWALNA encoded by the coding sequence GTGTCGACCGCAGCCAGCGGCGGGGCCGCGGGGCGGCTGGGATCCCGGCTCGGCCTCGTCGCGCTCGTCGTCCTCGTCAACGCGCTCGGCGCGGCGCCGGCGCTGCTCGCCGGCCCGGACACCGCCTGGTTCGCCGCGCTGGCGAAGCCGGGGCTCTACCCGCCGCCGGTCGTCTTCGGCGTCGTCTGGACGCTCCTGTTCACTCTGCAGGCGGTCGCGCTGTGGCTCGTCGTCCGCGGCGGCTCCGGTCGGACCGGGGACGGTGACGCCGGCGTTCGAGGCTGGGGTCGCCCCCGGCGCGTCGCGGTCGCGGCGTTCCTCGTCCAGTTCGCCGTCAACCTGGCCTGGACGCCGACGTTCTTCGGACTTCAGCGGCTGCTGGGCGGCCTGGTGGTCATTCTGGTGCTGTTCGGACTGGCGCTCCTCACGGCCGGCGCGTTCGCGCGGGTCGACCGCCGGGCGGCGCTGCTGCTGGTGCCGTACCTCGCGTGGGTCGCGTTCGCGGCCGTGCTGAACTACCGGTTCTGGGCGCTGAACGCCTGA
- a CDS encoding magnesium transporter, whose translation MGIGETARAAYRDALPALSGSLVGGLLAGVVLGGMRAEFRAVPGLLVLVPALLATRGNVYGSFGARLSTGLHQGLVEPRVSPGDERLRGAVAAALSNGVGVAAFAAVAAFLALRLLGEPVAPLGTLVLIAVLAGLLSGAALAAVVIVVVFAGYRRGLDPDTLVGPLVTTTGDVFGTLFLLVAVRATLALVGGGG comes from the coding sequence ATGGGAATCGGGGAGACGGCGCGGGCGGCCTACCGGGACGCGCTGCCCGCGCTGTCGGGCAGCCTCGTCGGCGGGCTGCTCGCGGGCGTCGTCCTCGGCGGGATGCGCGCGGAGTTCCGCGCCGTTCCGGGCCTCCTCGTCCTCGTCCCCGCGCTGCTCGCGACCCGCGGGAACGTCTACGGCAGCTTCGGCGCGCGGCTCTCGACCGGGCTCCACCAGGGGCTCGTCGAACCGCGCGTTTCCCCCGGCGACGAGCGGCTGCGCGGGGCCGTCGCCGCCGCGCTCTCGAACGGCGTCGGCGTGGCCGCCTTCGCCGCGGTGGCGGCGTTCCTCGCGCTCCGACTGCTCGGCGAGCCGGTCGCGCCGCTCGGGACGCTCGTGCTGATCGCGGTGCTCGCGGGGCTGCTCTCGGGCGCCGCGCTCGCCGCCGTCGTCATCGTCGTCGTCTTCGCGGGCTACCGGCGCGGGCTCGACCCCGACACGCTCGTCGGGCCGCTGGTGACGACGACCGGCGACGTGTTCGGCACGCTGTTCCTCCTCGTCGCGGTGCGGGCGACGCTGGCGCTCGTGGGGGGTGGCGGATGA
- a CDS encoding HalOD1 output domain-containing protein, which produces MTSPADEWTADGGESLDESDGTLRELTQAHYDPATNGELSTAIVYAVAEAAGVEATELRSPLLYDAVDVAALESALFGPNTDGHSRRGVETVEFEFDGYLVRVRSDGWITVLEPG; this is translated from the coding sequence ATGACGAGTCCGGCCGACGAGTGGACCGCCGACGGGGGAGAGTCCCTGGACGAGTCGGACGGGACCTTGCGGGAACTCACGCAGGCACACTACGACCCGGCGACGAACGGGGAGCTCTCGACGGCCATCGTCTACGCCGTCGCCGAGGCCGCGGGCGTCGAGGCGACCGAACTCAGGTCGCCCCTGCTGTACGACGCGGTCGACGTGGCCGCACTGGAGAGCGCGCTTTTCGGCCCGAACACGGACGGGCACTCCCGACGGGGCGTCGAGACGGTCGAGTTCGAGTTCGACGGGTACCTCGTCCGCGTCCGCAGCGACGGCTGGATCACGGTGCTGGAACCGGGATGA
- the alaS gene encoding alanine--tRNA ligase, translating into MSDLTGEYRLDYFEEEGFHRRECSSCGDHFWTRDPERKLCGEPPCEDYSFIDDPGFDEAYSLEEMREAFLSYFEDNDHERIEPYPVAANRWRDDVLLTQASIYDFQPLVTSGRTPPPANPLCISQPCIRMQDIDNVGKTGRHTMAFEMMAHHAFNAREEVGDKYAYSGEVYWKDETVRYCDGFFESMGADLAEITYIEDPWVGGGNAGPAIEVIYKGAELATLVFMSMEQDPDGEFEMKDGNTYSKMDTYIVDTGYGLERWTWMSQGTPTVYEAVYPDMISFLKENAGIELTEAEETLVHRASKLSGHLDIDEAEDVEAARDNIADKLDVGTERLTDLLRPLEDIYAIADHCRTLAYMFGDEIVPSNVGTGYLARMVLRRTKRLVDTVGVDAPLDELVDMQADRLGYRNRDTIRDIVRTEVEKYRETLERGGRKVEALADEHAGTDESIPVEELIELYDSHGIQPDMVREIAEERGATVRVPDDFYGLVAARHDAVDAASEGAGSDERLADLPETERLYYDDQDRTEFEAVVLDVFEREDGYDVVLDQTMFYPEGGGQPADRGTLSTDDLTAEVDDVQIRDGVILHRTDADPGKGEFVRGQVDGERRRRLMAHHTATHVVGYAAREVLGEHVRQAGAQKGLDSSRLDVAHYDRISREEVEEIERVANDLVRENSSVKQEWPDRHDAQSEYGFDLYQGGIPPGEQIRVITVGDDVQACGGTHVARTGDIGLIKVLKTEPVQDGVERIVFAAGEAAVDATHRTEDALYDAAAVLDVDPQDVPETAERFFTEWKDRGKTIDRLQEELANLRIETAEPAAEIDGTPAIVERMDADSDELRAAANALVADGRIAVLGSGAGGAATFVVGVPDDVGVNAGEVVGELAGRVGGGGGGPPDFAQGGGPDVGALADALDAAPEILRAVLNA; encoded by the coding sequence ATGAGCGACCTCACTGGGGAATACCGCCTCGACTACTTCGAGGAGGAGGGGTTCCACCGACGCGAGTGTTCCTCCTGCGGGGACCACTTCTGGACCCGCGACCCCGAGCGGAAGCTGTGCGGCGAACCGCCGTGCGAGGACTACTCCTTCATCGACGACCCCGGCTTCGACGAGGCGTACAGCCTCGAGGAGATGCGCGAGGCGTTCCTCTCGTACTTCGAGGACAACGACCACGAGCGGATCGAGCCGTACCCGGTCGCGGCGAACCGCTGGCGGGACGACGTCCTCCTGACGCAGGCATCCATCTACGACTTCCAGCCGCTCGTCACCTCCGGGCGGACGCCGCCGCCGGCGAACCCGCTCTGTATCAGCCAGCCGTGCATCCGGATGCAGGACATCGACAACGTCGGCAAGACGGGCCGGCACACGATGGCGTTCGAGATGATGGCCCACCACGCGTTCAACGCCCGCGAGGAGGTCGGCGACAAGTACGCCTACTCGGGCGAGGTGTACTGGAAGGACGAGACGGTCCGCTACTGCGACGGCTTCTTCGAGTCGATGGGCGCGGACCTCGCGGAGATCACCTACATCGAGGACCCGTGGGTCGGCGGCGGCAACGCCGGCCCCGCCATCGAGGTCATCTACAAGGGCGCGGAACTCGCCACGCTCGTCTTCATGTCGATGGAGCAGGACCCCGACGGCGAGTTCGAGATGAAGGACGGGAACACGTACTCGAAGATGGACACGTACATCGTCGACACCGGCTACGGGCTGGAGCGGTGGACCTGGATGAGCCAGGGCACCCCGACGGTGTACGAGGCCGTCTACCCGGACATGATCTCGTTCCTGAAGGAGAACGCCGGGATCGAACTCACCGAGGCGGAGGAGACGCTCGTCCACCGCGCGTCGAAGCTCTCGGGCCACCTCGACATCGACGAGGCCGAGGACGTCGAGGCCGCCCGCGACAACATCGCCGACAAGCTCGACGTGGGGACCGAGCGGCTCACCGACCTGCTCCGTCCGCTGGAGGACATCTACGCCATCGCGGACCACTGCCGGACGCTCGCGTACATGTTCGGCGACGAGATCGTCCCCTCGAATGTCGGCACGGGCTATCTCGCCCGGATGGTGCTCCGCCGGACGAAGCGGCTCGTCGACACCGTCGGCGTCGACGCCCCGCTCGACGAACTCGTCGACATGCAGGCCGACCGCCTCGGCTACCGGAACCGGGACACCATCCGCGACATCGTCCGTACCGAGGTCGAGAAGTACCGCGAGACGCTCGAGCGCGGCGGCCGGAAGGTCGAGGCGCTCGCCGACGAGCACGCCGGCACGGACGAGTCGATTCCGGTCGAGGAACTCATCGAACTGTACGACTCCCACGGCATCCAGCCCGACATGGTACGGGAGATCGCCGAGGAGCGCGGCGCGACCGTGCGGGTGCCCGACGACTTCTACGGGCTCGTCGCCGCCCGCCACGACGCCGTCGACGCGGCGAGCGAGGGGGCCGGGAGCGACGAGCGCCTCGCGGACCTCCCGGAGACCGAGCGGCTCTACTACGACGATCAGGACCGCACGGAGTTCGAGGCGGTCGTCCTCGACGTGTTCGAGCGCGAGGACGGCTACGACGTCGTGCTCGACCAGACGATGTTCTACCCCGAGGGCGGGGGTCAGCCCGCCGACCGCGGGACGCTCTCGACCGACGACCTCACCGCCGAGGTCGACGACGTCCAGATCAGGGACGGCGTCATCCTCCACCGGACCGACGCGGACCCCGGCAAGGGCGAGTTCGTCCGCGGCCAGGTCGACGGCGAGCGCCGCCGCCGGCTGATGGCCCACCACACGGCGACCCACGTCGTCGGCTACGCCGCCCGCGAGGTGCTGGGCGAGCACGTCCGGCAGGCGGGCGCCCAGAAGGGGCTCGACTCCTCCCGGCTCGACGTCGCCCACTACGACCGCATCTCGCGCGAGGAGGTCGAGGAGATCGAACGCGTCGCCAACGACCTCGTCCGGGAGAACAGCTCGGTCAAGCAGGAGTGGCCCGACCGCCACGACGCCCAGTCCGAGTACGGCTTCGACCTCTACCAGGGCGGCATCCCGCCGGGCGAGCAGATCCGGGTCATCACCGTCGGCGACGACGTGCAGGCCTGCGGCGGCACCCACGTCGCCAGGACCGGCGACATCGGCCTCATCAAGGTGCTCAAGACCGAGCCGGTGCAGGACGGCGTCGAGCGCATCGTCTTCGCCGCCGGCGAGGCAGCGGTCGACGCGACCCACCGGACCGAGGACGCGCTGTACGACGCGGCCGCGGTTCTCGACGTCGACCCGCAGGACGTGCCGGAGACGGCCGAGCGGTTCTTCACCGAGTGGAAGGACCGCGGCAAGACCATCGACCGACTGCAGGAGGAACTGGCGAATCTGCGCATCGAGACGGCCGAACCCGCCGCCGAGATAGACGGTACACCCGCCATCGTCGAGCGGATGGACGCCGACTCGGACGAACTGCGGGCGGCCGCGAACGCGCTCGTCGCGGACGGCCGCATCGCAGTGCTCGGGTCGGGCGCGGGCGGCGCGGCGACGTTCGTCGTCGGCGTCCCGGACGACGTGGGGGTGAACGCCGGCGAGGTCGTCGGCGAACTGGCCGGCCGCGTGGGCGGCGGCGGCGGCGGCCCGCCGGACTTCGCGCAGGGCGGCGGCCCCGACGTCGGCGCGCTCGCCGACGCGCTGGATGCGGCGCCGGAGATCCTTCGGGCCGTGCTGAACGCCTGA
- a CDS encoding GAF domain-containing protein, whose translation MTPSLRHLVVAGDDAADVAAGLSDAGSDSVEAVALSELRGRIRSGSTDSPPPDAVVLSNAAEPDEETLDALDVAGVPVVVIGAEPPPYADGFVPTDDPATLLLELSHAVAGETRLQLRESRNRITRLHDGAAEIAASRSFDELFERASDVAERVLSFDHSWLGVHEGDRLVARFRIGDPDPVRDGIDVDEGLAGVTFRENESILVEDADEHGGVRDPDGFGSFVSVPVGDVGVFQAASSRRGGFDGEDLELAELFATHVAQAHGRIQAETDLRERQRTVTELHRAAPGLIDADSEEALFELTVDIAEKVLAFDRSYLLVALPDGDGFETVATTDPDAPDRAPNAGVLGKTYEEDRTFLVDAVADHPHARPDRDGPQSAISVPFGDDAVFQVIAEREGAFDEADRELAELLVSHATATRERVRSESALRESRRTIERLHEAATEISLAETEDAVLDRAIDAAEGVLSFDRCTISLLDETGEMLVPAAEPESADPDASRAMHVSEGVTGRTFRTGESVLIEDVADSEDASPAKPEYRSGVSVPIGDLGTCQAVATRPNAFDETDLELAELLMSHVAVALERVRAEGDLRAERDRLSALFENVPDAAISFEMVDGQPIVQEVNSAFEDVFGYDEADVLGRDVDEFIVPDEGDLKREAAELNRRLKQGDNVRRETRRLTADGVRDFLMYVVPLELDTENLGGYAILSDITERKERERALERQNERLEEFASVVSHDLRNPLSVAEGYLDLARETGDDEHIDTVADALDRMRGLIDDLLTLAREGRVVGDTEAAELAAVADVAWRHVDTDEATLAVEEDCVVEADPDRLSELLENLFRNAVEHGDPDVAVRVECTEAGFAVEDDGDGIPEADRETVFEPGVTTSQDGTGFGLAIVRRVAEAHGWSVELTESSSGGARFEFST comes from the coding sequence ATGACACCGTCGCTCAGGCACCTCGTCGTCGCCGGCGACGACGCCGCAGACGTGGCTGCGGGGCTCTCCGACGCGGGGAGCGACTCGGTCGAGGCCGTGGCCCTCTCGGAGCTACGGGGGCGGATCCGGTCGGGGTCGACCGACTCCCCGCCGCCCGACGCGGTGGTCCTCTCGAACGCTGCCGAGCCGGACGAGGAGACGCTCGACGCGCTCGACGTCGCCGGCGTCCCCGTCGTCGTCATCGGCGCGGAGCCGCCGCCGTACGCCGACGGGTTCGTCCCGACGGACGACCCGGCGACATTGCTCCTGGAACTGTCCCACGCGGTCGCCGGCGAGACGCGGCTCCAGTTGCGCGAGAGCCGAAACCGCATCACCCGACTGCACGATGGAGCGGCCGAAATCGCCGCCTCCCGGAGCTTCGACGAGCTGTTCGAGCGCGCGAGCGACGTCGCCGAGCGGGTGCTCTCGTTCGACCACAGTTGGCTCGGCGTACACGAGGGCGACCGGCTCGTCGCCCGCTTCCGGATCGGCGACCCCGACCCGGTGCGGGACGGCATCGACGTCGACGAGGGGCTCGCGGGCGTGACGTTCCGGGAGAACGAGTCGATCCTGGTCGAGGACGCCGACGAGCACGGCGGGGTACGGGATCCGGACGGGTTCGGGTCGTTCGTCAGCGTGCCGGTCGGCGACGTCGGCGTGTTCCAGGCCGCGTCGTCCCGACGGGGCGGCTTCGACGGGGAGGACCTCGAACTCGCCGAGCTGTTCGCAACCCACGTCGCACAGGCCCACGGCCGCATCCAGGCCGAGACCGACCTCCGGGAGCGCCAGCGGACGGTGACCGAACTCCACCGCGCCGCTCCCGGCCTCATCGACGCCGACAGCGAGGAGGCGCTGTTCGAGCTCACCGTCGACATCGCGGAGAAGGTGCTCGCGTTCGACCGGTCGTACCTCCTCGTGGCGCTGCCTGACGGCGACGGCTTCGAGACGGTCGCGACCACCGACCCGGACGCCCCCGACCGAGCACCCAACGCCGGCGTCCTCGGCAAGACGTACGAGGAGGACCGGACGTTCCTCGTCGACGCGGTCGCGGACCACCCCCACGCGCGGCCCGACCGGGACGGCCCACAGAGCGCCATCAGCGTCCCGTTCGGCGACGACGCGGTGTTTCAGGTCATCGCCGAGCGGGAGGGCGCGTTCGACGAGGCCGACCGCGAACTCGCCGAACTGCTCGTCTCGCACGCGACTGCGACGCGCGAGCGGGTCCGCTCGGAGTCGGCGCTCCGGGAGTCCCGCCGAACCATCGAACGGCTCCACGAGGCGGCCACCGAGATCTCCCTGGCCGAAACCGAGGACGCCGTGCTCGACCGGGCCATCGACGCCGCCGAGGGCGTGCTCTCGTTCGACAGGTGTACCATCAGCCTGCTCGACGAGACGGGCGAGATGCTCGTGCCGGCGGCCGAACCCGAGAGCGCGGACCCGGACGCCTCCCGCGCGATGCACGTCTCGGAGGGCGTGACGGGACGGACGTTCCGGACGGGCGAGTCGGTCCTGATCGAGGACGTCGCCGACAGCGAGGACGCATCGCCCGCCAAGCCGGAGTACCGCTCCGGGGTGAGCGTGCCGATCGGTGACCTCGGCACCTGTCAGGCGGTGGCGACGCGGCCGAACGCGTTCGACGAGACGGACCTCGAACTCGCCGAACTGCTGATGTCACACGTCGCGGTCGCGCTGGAGCGCGTCCGTGCCGAGGGGGACCTCCGCGCCGAGCGGGACCGGCTCTCCGCGCTGTTCGAGAACGTCCCCGACGCCGCCATCTCGTTCGAGATGGTCGACGGCCAGCCCATCGTGCAGGAGGTCAACAGCGCCTTCGAGGACGTGTTCGGCTACGACGAGGCGGACGTCCTCGGCCGGGACGTCGACGAGTTCATCGTTCCCGACGAGGGCGACCTGAAGCGGGAGGCCGCGGAGCTGAACAGGCGACTCAAGCAGGGGGACAACGTGAGGCGGGAGACCCGGCGGCTGACCGCCGACGGCGTGAGGGACTTCCTGATGTACGTGGTCCCGCTCGAACTCGACACCGAGAACCTCGGCGGCTACGCCATCCTCTCGGACATCACCGAGCGGAAGGAGCGCGAACGGGCGCTCGAGCGGCAGAACGAACGGCTCGAGGAGTTCGCCTCGGTCGTGAGCCACGACCTCCGGAACCCGCTCTCGGTCGCGGAGGGCTACCTCGACCTGGCGCGAGAGACGGGCGACGACGAGCACATCGACACCGTCGCGGACGCCCTCGATCGGATGCGGGGACTCATCGACGACCTGCTGACGCTCGCCCGGGAGGGCCGGGTCGTCGGCGACACGGAGGCCGCCGAACTGGCGGCCGTCGCGGACGTCGCCTGGCGGCACGTCGACACCGACGAGGCGACGCTGGCGGTCGAGGAGGACTGCGTCGTCGAGGCCGACCCGGACCGCCTCTCGGAACTGCTGGAGAACCTGTTTCGCAACGCGGTCGAGCACGGCGACCCCGACGTCGCCGTCCGCGTCGAGTGCACCGAGGCCGGCTTCGCCGTCGAGGACGACGGGGACGGCATCCCGGAGGCCGACCGCGAGACGGTGTTCGAGCCGGGCGTCACCACCTCCCAGGACGGTACCGGGTTCGGGCTCGCCATCGTCCGCAGGGTCGCGGAGGCCCACGGCTGGTCGGTCGAACTCACGGAGTCGTCGTCGGGCGGCGCGCGGTTCGAGTTCTCGACGTGA
- a CDS encoding DUF7344 domain-containing protein, producing the protein MAEESRDGGETDASGPSGPRETINQGMLDLEHVCETLAHSRRRYLIYSLKEDTEWSLRELATRVAAWEDDVPEAAVSEARRDRVYVSLYHTHVPKLRDEGVVAWDPGTETITAGEHAEQVLAALAGMGASLDASQEAHARTIDGPGVEE; encoded by the coding sequence ATGGCAGAGGAGTCACGCGACGGCGGGGAGACGGACGCGTCCGGACCGAGCGGTCCGCGTGAGACCATCAACCAGGGAATGCTGGACCTGGAACACGTGTGCGAGACGCTCGCTCACTCGCGCCGTCGCTACCTCATCTACTCGCTGAAGGAGGACACCGAGTGGTCGCTGCGGGAACTCGCAACCAGGGTCGCCGCGTGGGAGGACGACGTCCCCGAGGCGGCCGTGAGCGAGGCGCGCCGCGACCGGGTGTACGTCTCCCTGTATCACACGCACGTGCCGAAGTTGCGGGACGAGGGGGTCGTCGCGTGGGACCCGGGGACGGAGACGATCACGGCCGGCGAGCACGCCGAGCAGGTGCTGGCCGCGCTCGCCGGGATGGGCGCGAGCCTCGACGCCAGCCAGGAGGCCCACGCGCGCACCATCGACGGTCCGGGGGTCGAGGAATGA
- a CDS encoding cation diffusion facilitator family transporter, whose product MAGSKSVVIAALFANGAIAVTKFVGYLLTGSPSMLSETYHSVSDTGNQVFLLIGIRYSAQEANRTHPFGYGKAQFFYAFLVSVLLFGIAGWESLNHGWNALTGGGHGAEQADVVIAGVNLTELLPVEAFWVNVVVLVGAILFETYAFWKAYQELNRQTELYGWSGFREAFRKTSDVTTLTAFTEDAVALGGAIIALVGISLTRYTGNGAYDAASAVIIGLLLMGFALALAWENKRLLVGESLPEDVEAELRAAVSGNGRVTDLRELRTMFIGANEALVTVTVGFDDDMVTDEVEAEIERIERALRERDERVKLVYVEPER is encoded by the coding sequence ATGGCCGGGAGCAAGTCCGTCGTCATCGCCGCGCTGTTCGCCAACGGCGCGATCGCAGTCACGAAGTTCGTCGGCTACCTGCTGACCGGAAGCCCGTCGATGCTCTCGGAGACGTACCACTCCGTCTCGGACACCGGGAACCAGGTGTTCCTGCTCATCGGCATCCGCTACTCGGCCCAGGAGGCGAACCGGACGCACCCGTTCGGCTACGGCAAGGCGCAGTTCTTCTACGCGTTCCTCGTCTCCGTGCTGCTGTTCGGCATCGCCGGCTGGGAGTCGCTGAACCACGGCTGGAACGCCCTCACCGGGGGCGGGCACGGTGCCGAGCAGGCCGACGTCGTCATCGCCGGCGTGAACCTCACCGAACTGCTGCCCGTGGAGGCGTTCTGGGTCAACGTCGTCGTCCTCGTCGGCGCCATCCTGTTCGAGACGTACGCGTTCTGGAAGGCGTACCAGGAGCTGAACCGCCAGACGGAGCTGTACGGCTGGTCCGGCTTCAGGGAGGCGTTCCGGAAGACGAGCGACGTGACGACGCTCACCGCGTTCACCGAGGACGCGGTGGCGCTGGGCGGGGCGATCATCGCGCTCGTCGGCATCAGCCTGACCCGATACACGGGTAACGGCGCGTACGACGCCGCGTCCGCGGTGATCATCGGCCTGTTGCTGATGGGGTTCGCGCTCGCGCTCGCCTGGGAAAACAAGCGCCTGCTGGTCGGCGAGTCGCTCCCCGAGGACGTCGAAGCCGAACTCCGGGCGGCGGTCTCGGGGAACGGTCGCGTGACCGACCTCCGGGAGCTCCGGACGATGTTCATCGGGGCGAACGAGGCGCTCGTGACCGTGACCGTCGGCTTCGACGACGACATGGTCACCGACGAGGTCGAGGCGGAGATCGAGCGGATCGAGCGGGCGCTGCGGGAGCGGGACGAGCGGGTGAAGCTGGTCTACGTCGAACCGGAGCGGTAA